One window of Papaver somniferum cultivar HN1 chromosome 9, ASM357369v1, whole genome shotgun sequence genomic DNA carries:
- the LOC113312731 gene encoding uncharacterized protein LOC113312731, with protein sequence MYIQYSAEELISLPARHQVFICCDGASKGNPRKDGFGFVERTYYGSCAGAASGGLGIATNYLAEVMALIVGGEWAVSKKMLDVCFRLDSNAVLVAFNSGKIPWMVVNRWKNIVQSITSISFRHSYRKINSSVGTMAKKGALLERGEVIYYDTKPTFLGVLEREDGIYFRFC encoded by the coding sequence ATGTACATACAATACTCAGCAGAGGAATTAATTTCCTTACCAGCAAGACATCAAGTGTttatttgttgtgatggagcctCAAAAGGGAATCCACGAAAGGATGGTTTTGGTTTTGTGGAAAGAACATATTATGGGAGTTGTGCTGGTGCTGCATCAGGTGGTTTGGGCATAGCAACCAATTATCTTGCTGAGGTAATGGCACTAATTGTTGGAGGTGAATGGGCTGTGAGTAAGAAGATGTTAGATGTATGTTTCAGACTGGATTCAAATGCAGTGTTAGTGGCTTTTAACAGTGGCAAAATTCCCTGGATGGTGGTAAACAGATGGAAGAACATAGTGCAAAGCATCACTTCAATCAGCTTCAGGCATTCATACAGAAAAATTAATTCCTCTGTTGGTACAATGGCAAAAAAGGGAGCTCTGCTGGAAAGAGGTGAGGTGATATACTATGATACAAAACCAACTTTTCTTGGAGTTCTGGAGAGGGAAGATGGTATATATTTCAGATTTTGTTAA